Proteins from a genomic interval of Oncorhynchus clarkii lewisi isolate Uvic-CL-2024 chromosome 13, UVic_Ocla_1.0, whole genome shotgun sequence:
- the LOC139424088 gene encoding interferon-induced protein 44-like, which yields MGLFKSKPSPPPPPPSPAFSNEWRRTPWGQKEEMLQKLKDYVPGNPQVKTIRILLHGPAGAGKSSFINSINNIFQDKCMNIALADNSFAGASFTKKYETHKIVKEKPGTYYPFLFYDVMGLENGINKGVYDADIVKALKGHVKEGYMFNPVSPLEEENEYYVKAPTPSDTVHCLVSAIPADKLPMMNANKNDEANDIFKKMRAIRLVASNIGIPQMVILTKVDLACPLVREDLKKVYWSKYIKKKMEQCSNELGVPVNCILPVKNYHEEIDLDDDMDVLLLRALRQMVDFAEGFKLSQAD from the exons CTTTTAGCAACGAATGGAGACGCACACCTTGGGG TCAGAAAGAGGAAATGCTGCAGAAACTGAAAGACTATGTGCCTGGAAACCCTCAGGTGAAGACTATCAGAATCCTCCTCCATGGACCAGCTGGAGCGGGCAAGTCCAGCTTCATCAACTCCATCAACAATATCTTTCAGGACAAATGTATGAACATTGCCTTAGCTGATAATTCCTTTGCAGGTGCAAGCTTCACAAAAAAG TATGAAACCCACAAAATTGTGAAAGAAAAACCTGGAACCTACTACCCCTTCCTCTTCTATGATGTCATGGGGCTGGAGAATGGTATTAACAAAGGAGTTTATGATGCGGACATTGTCAAGGCCCTGAAGGGGCATGTAAAAGAGGGTTACATG TTTAATCCTGTATCACCTTTAGAAGAGGAGAATGAGTACTATGTCAAGGCCCCCACTCCATCTGACACAGTTCACTGCCTAGTTAGTGCAATACCAGCTGATAAACTACCTATGATGAATGCCAACAAGAATGACGAGGCGAATGATATCTTCAAGAAGATGAGAGCCATCAGACTAGTTGCAAGTAACATAG GGATTCCCCAAATGGTTATTCTCACCAAAGTGGATTTAGCCTGTCCATTGGTGAGGGAAGACCTGAAAAAGGTCTATTGGAGCAAGTATATAAAGAAGAAG ATGGAGCAGTGTAGTAATGAACTGGGGGTACCAGTGAACTGCATCCTGCCTGTGAAGAACTACCACGAGGAAATCGACTTGGATGATGACATGGATGTGCTGCTATTGAGAGCACTGAGGCAGATGGTGGACTTTGCAGAGGG